In a single window of the Nitrospira sp. MA-1 genome:
- a CDS encoding SulP family inorganic anion transporter, which translates to MAATFPILSWVHGLHFNNIRGDLYGGLVAAVVALPLALAFGVTSGLGAIAGLYGAIFVGFFAALFGGTPAQASGPTGPMTVVMAGIILNFADEPAVAFTAVILGGGFQVLFGLMGFGRYITLVPYPVISGFMSGIGGIILILQVAPFLGLEAKSKVVANLMAMPEYLASFSLPAMLVGSLTLAIVYLTPASIGKRLPPVLLALIVGTTVGEMFFPTLPVIGDIPSGFPTLIWPTMHTSTLLLMVEEALVLALLGTIDSLLTSLVCDNMTRTQHDSNRELIGQGIGNMAAGFFGGLPGAGATMRSVANIRTGGRTPISGMFMAVVLLGTLLGLGPLAEKIPLAVLAGLLIKVGFDIIDWRFLKHMVQAPRTEVLVMIVVLLVTVLVDLITAVGIGVVLASVMFVKRMADLELENLSVITGASNETPLLKEEQRILDRNCERIIMIHVNGPMSFGSAKDMVRRLESVKGFNSFSSVVLDLTSVPSIDGTAALAIEDMLLMVKTHQQHVFFVGMRPGVARVLKGLGVLDQVPPEHRYPLRLDALRHAAHIGGSTHPFDTPPTKVLSKNPEPS; encoded by the coding sequence ATGGCAGCTACCTTTCCAATACTTTCCTGGGTTCACGGCCTTCATTTCAATAACATACGGGGAGACCTGTATGGTGGATTAGTGGCAGCGGTCGTGGCTCTACCCCTAGCCCTAGCCTTTGGAGTGACATCCGGACTCGGTGCCATAGCCGGCCTCTATGGGGCTATCTTTGTGGGGTTTTTCGCAGCGCTCTTCGGCGGGACGCCTGCACAGGCCTCAGGACCGACCGGTCCGATGACCGTGGTAATGGCCGGCATCATCTTGAACTTTGCCGATGAACCGGCAGTGGCATTTACGGCCGTCATTCTCGGAGGTGGATTTCAAGTCTTATTTGGATTGATGGGGTTTGGTCGTTATATCACCTTGGTCCCTTATCCTGTTATTTCAGGATTCATGAGCGGCATCGGAGGAATTATTCTCATTCTTCAGGTTGCACCCTTTCTCGGACTGGAAGCGAAGTCCAAAGTCGTGGCCAACCTCATGGCGATGCCCGAGTACCTCGCATCTTTTTCTCTTCCCGCCATGTTGGTGGGTTCTCTCACACTAGCCATTGTGTATCTCACTCCTGCCTCTATCGGCAAACGTCTTCCTCCGGTGTTGCTGGCTCTCATCGTTGGAACGACTGTCGGTGAGATGTTCTTCCCGACCCTTCCGGTAATCGGAGACATTCCTTCAGGATTTCCCACGCTAATTTGGCCAACCATGCATACCAGTACACTCTTACTCATGGTTGAGGAAGCCCTTGTCCTGGCATTATTGGGAACAATTGATAGCCTTCTGACTTCTCTCGTCTGTGACAACATGACGCGGACCCAACATGACTCCAATCGGGAATTGATCGGCCAAGGCATTGGGAATATGGCTGCGGGATTTTTCGGAGGCCTTCCTGGAGCCGGCGCCACCATGAGATCTGTGGCGAACATTCGCACTGGAGGCCGTACGCCTATCTCTGGCATGTTTATGGCGGTCGTCCTCCTAGGTACATTGCTTGGCTTGGGTCCTCTGGCCGAAAAAATTCCACTTGCAGTCCTCGCCGGCCTGCTTATCAAAGTCGGATTCGATATTATCGATTGGCGATTTCTGAAACATATGGTGCAGGCTCCACGAACCGAAGTTCTGGTGATGATCGTGGTCTTGTTGGTTACTGTTTTAGTAGACCTCATCACGGCTGTGGGAATTGGCGTGGTCTTGGCCAGTGTAATGTTCGTGAAGCGCATGGCCGACCTGGAACTTGAAAATCTCAGTGTGATCACTGGTGCCTCGAACGAAACACCACTGTTAAAAGAGGAGCAACGCATCCTCGATCGAAACTGCGAGCGCATTATCATGATTCATGTGAATGGGCCGATGAGTTTCGGATCGGCTAAGGACATGGTTCGTCGGTTAGAATCTGTGAAAGGGTTCAATTCTTTTTCCAGCGTGGTTCTTGATCTCACATCGGTGCCGTCTATTGACGGAACCGCTGCATTAGCCATCGAAGACATGCTCCTGATGGTGAAAACTCATCAGCAGCATGTTTTTTTCGTGGGTATGCGTCCGGGAGTGGCTCGAGTCCTCAAAGGACTCGGGGTGCTGGATCAGGTCCCACCCGAGCATCGATACCCTCTTCGGTTGGATGCATTACGCCACGCAGCTCATATCGGCGGATCCACCCATCCGTTCGATACCCCTCCCACGAAAGTTCTGTCTAAAAATCCGGAACCCTCCTAA
- a CDS encoding GAF domain-containing protein, protein MPSPLTLQSSGERPQNNRGQILSLALMVASVVFVVDFFLPTGIAEGVPYVAVVLIGLRSPEKNDSLRLAGLCTVLTIVGYGLSPAGTEPWIGMINRSIALFAIWSTALLAMQVREADAATRDQSSMLTGILSNMPAVAFRIDQEGVMHDSFGRGLTRFGLKELTAIGRIPLEPPDRIKSEIKEGTLANSVFYESNGILQGKPWWFLNCLCKLEGDQPGLIGFGIDITDRKRAERRLALHDAIADILTTASSISETYPQILKAICHTLDWRVGILWRMDYQRQALGAAVIWPQDSPQAQAMSSSNSGWALTPAVGLAGQVWDNRSPLWIKDLADYPKDPRNQAALAVGLHAGFAIPICLAGNTRAVLEFFSPFPEEADDMLLQRLANIGFQIGQGIEREHKERRLATHHGLTNVLAESAGMTQAASLILEAIGENLGWDLGAIWILDSSQQVLRCLNVWHSPHLNLDAFRQASHAITLARGVGLPGRVWKGGEPSWVTDVVSDPNFPRADAAAHEGLHSGFAFPIKSGNEILGVIEFFHRDIQKPDKELLAMFASIGLQIGQFIQRTTKPGLNG, encoded by the coding sequence ATGCCAAGTCCGCTGACTCTTCAAAGCTCGGGGGAACGTCCTCAAAATAATCGGGGACAAATCTTATCGCTTGCCCTCATGGTGGCCAGTGTAGTTTTCGTCGTGGACTTTTTCCTTCCTACTGGAATTGCGGAAGGTGTCCCCTATGTTGCCGTGGTATTAATTGGCCTTCGGTCACCAGAAAAAAATGACTCTTTGCGTCTTGCCGGCTTGTGTACGGTCTTAACAATCGTGGGTTACGGTTTATCCCCAGCCGGGACAGAACCTTGGATTGGCATGATCAATCGCTCCATAGCCTTGTTTGCCATTTGGTCCACCGCTCTATTAGCCATGCAGGTAAGAGAGGCTGATGCGGCAACTCGCGATCAAAGTTCCATGCTAACAGGCATTTTATCAAATATGCCGGCCGTGGCATTTCGAATCGATCAGGAAGGGGTCATGCATGATTCCTTCGGTCGCGGCCTGACTCGTTTCGGATTAAAGGAACTTACCGCCATTGGACGAATTCCATTAGAACCACCTGATCGGATAAAAAGCGAAATCAAGGAAGGAACTCTTGCCAATTCGGTATTTTATGAGAGCAATGGCATTTTGCAGGGGAAGCCCTGGTGGTTTTTAAATTGTCTGTGCAAATTGGAAGGCGACCAACCTGGCCTCATTGGATTTGGCATTGATATCACTGACCGTAAGCGTGCGGAGCGACGCTTGGCCTTGCACGATGCCATCGCAGACATCTTGACGACCGCGTCCAGCATTTCAGAGACATATCCTCAAATTCTCAAAGCCATTTGCCACACGCTGGATTGGAGGGTGGGCATCCTCTGGCGAATGGACTATCAACGGCAGGCTCTGGGAGCCGCCGTCATTTGGCCACAGGACTCTCCTCAAGCCCAAGCGATGTCATCATCAAACTCCGGTTGGGCGCTCACGCCAGCTGTAGGATTGGCTGGGCAGGTGTGGGACAATCGAAGCCCCCTGTGGATCAAGGACCTTGCCGACTATCCCAAAGACCCTAGAAACCAGGCAGCGCTGGCAGTGGGACTTCACGCCGGATTCGCCATTCCCATTTGCCTAGCTGGGAATACGAGAGCGGTTCTCGAATTTTTCTCGCCATTCCCTGAGGAAGCAGATGATATGTTGCTTCAAAGACTTGCGAATATCGGATTTCAAATTGGCCAGGGTATCGAACGGGAGCATAAAGAACGTCGACTGGCCACCCATCACGGCTTAACCAATGTTCTCGCCGAATCGGCTGGAATGACTCAGGCTGCTTCCCTTATTCTGGAAGCCATTGGTGAAAATTTAGGATGGGATCTCGGAGCTATTTGGATACTCGATTCCTCACAACAGGTCTTACGTTGCCTCAATGTCTGGCATTCCCCTCACTTAAATCTGGATGCCTTTCGGCAGGCATCCCATGCAATCACGCTTGCACGAGGGGTGGGATTACCCGGCCGGGTTTGGAAAGGCGGCGAACCATCCTGGGTCACCGATGTAGTGTCCGACCCGAATTTTCCGCGCGCTGACGCTGCCGCACATGAAGGTCTCCATTCCGGATTCGCCTTTCCCATTAAATCGGGAAACGAAATTCTTGGAGTCATCGAATTTTTTCACCGGGATATCCAAAAGCCCGACAAAGAACTGTTGGCCATGTTTGCATCCATTGGTCTTCAAATTGGCCAATTCATCCAACGGACCACCAAGCCAGGTCTCAATGGATAA
- a CDS encoding DUF3391 domain-containing protein, giving the protein MAFVPLHTTALRLGLYIKIEGSWFSHPFPTNSFKIELTKDLETIRELTNVKLYFDPDRSDPEMAHSNCTEKPDRVQVNNIRKPGEESSDESEADLTTNSSEEDAVPENPIQRKIAQHEAFQVYQEHLQAVGGQFQEVVQEAKQVMQDVISGRPRGLRTAEKIVGELYEILDIADNSRALLNLIGSNEPNEEFFLHALNVCSLSLMVGQDLGFSREDAEKLALGALFHDIGELRFSAEQLLRKGSMSSFERKNFLSTHPKFGVEMVEKLPNFPYEAIDVICRHHERLNGSGFPAGKKDPQISMFAKIVMVVDEYDELCHHPDPTKSLVPSEALSYLYVKCRHTLWQDAVVSLISQLGVYPPGSLVNLSNQKIGIVTSVNLANRLRPVILVYDESNSSNEPIILNLSEEDESLSIVSAIRPVDLSPRIRECLNPRRIISYFPSASPAESRVGALNSLAGS; this is encoded by the coding sequence ATGGCCTTCGTTCCACTTCATACAACCGCTCTTCGACTGGGATTGTACATCAAGATCGAGGGATCCTGGTTCAGTCATCCATTCCCAACCAATTCATTTAAAATCGAATTGACGAAAGATCTTGAAACCATTCGTGAACTCACAAATGTCAAATTGTATTTCGATCCGGACCGCTCAGACCCGGAAATGGCTCATTCCAATTGCACGGAAAAACCAGACCGGGTTCAGGTCAACAACATAAGGAAACCGGGGGAAGAATCCTCGGACGAATCTGAGGCCGACCTCACTACCAATTCCTCAGAAGAAGATGCGGTTCCTGAAAATCCTATTCAACGGAAGATTGCACAACATGAAGCTTTCCAAGTTTACCAGGAACATCTGCAAGCAGTTGGTGGACAATTCCAGGAGGTGGTGCAAGAAGCCAAACAGGTCATGCAGGACGTGATCTCCGGCCGACCTCGCGGACTCCGGACAGCAGAGAAAATTGTGGGGGAGCTTTATGAGATTCTTGATATAGCTGACAACTCAAGAGCGCTACTGAATCTGATCGGTTCCAACGAACCGAACGAGGAATTTTTTCTTCATGCCCTCAACGTGTGTTCATTGTCTCTCATGGTCGGGCAGGACTTAGGATTTTCGCGTGAAGACGCTGAAAAACTGGCGCTTGGGGCTCTGTTTCATGATATAGGCGAACTCAGGTTTTCTGCAGAGCAATTATTACGAAAAGGGTCGATGTCTTCTTTCGAACGGAAAAACTTTTTGAGTACTCATCCGAAATTCGGGGTAGAGATGGTCGAGAAATTGCCTAATTTCCCCTATGAAGCAATTGACGTGATTTGCCGGCACCATGAACGCCTCAATGGGTCTGGATTCCCAGCAGGGAAAAAAGACCCGCAAATCAGCATGTTCGCCAAAATTGTCATGGTGGTGGATGAATACGATGAACTATGTCATCACCCGGATCCAACCAAATCCCTCGTTCCCTCAGAGGCCCTCTCCTATTTATACGTGAAATGTCGACACACACTATGGCAAGACGCGGTCGTCTCATTAATCAGCCAACTGGGTGTCTACCCTCCAGGCTCACTGGTCAACTTGAGTAATCAGAAGATTGGGATTGTCACCAGCGTGAATCTCGCGAATCGGCTAAGGCCCGTCATCCTCGTCTATGATGAATCAAACTCTTCAAATGAACCGATTATTCTGAATCTGTCCGAAGAGGATGAATCCCTCTCTATTGTCAGTGCCATTCGACCGGTTGACCTTTCTCCCAGAATTAGGGAATGCCTCAATCCTCGTCGAATTATCAGCTACTTTCCCTCAGCTTCTCCCGCAGAATCCCGAGTCGGAGCCCTGAACTCTCTGGCCGGATCCTGA
- a CDS encoding tetratricopeptide repeat protein yields the protein MSIIADTLQRLQTQTKREGTETTQQAAPLVLPARVRREPGWHRRPSPLKFWLIGIGMAIGLSSLGLGAYWIGLHLDFGMPTEASPFPSQHVALSNFSPLAETPPADSVSFETSQIPTADPVESLPISATQEPDGESPTSQESISSQLPSPLNVKHALLTPETPVVTPTFNDPQQKTVPTSLSMSPQTPDPSPKHQSTDPKKIGTSSPVTIVAQTEQSDLDLDESTSVNETDIAIPLEVDVEEEKIIIDELANTTALVNDEPSIPSNTIALPLKNEGTQENGQVTDPAQRSPANRLHHAQELIQTGKYEEAQAILSPLFHDPPVTWEPWFWMGTAYLGTGQLDQADQYFLSGLARNDKVPQLWIQRALVAQQQGSFQLAVHELRQAEALQPDLPHIHLNMGYVYERMGNNRLANKYFGRFLQLTEGQPEFFPIRKKLFASLTSMTKTQISTPDKPLSLRGER from the coding sequence ATGAGTATCATTGCAGACACCCTCCAGCGACTTCAGACCCAGACCAAAAGGGAAGGGACTGAGACGACCCAACAGGCCGCCCCCCTTGTCCTTCCAGCTAGAGTGAGAAGAGAGCCGGGTTGGCACCGCCGGCCCTCTCCATTAAAGTTTTGGTTGATCGGGATCGGCATGGCAATCGGATTGAGCAGTCTAGGTCTGGGTGCCTACTGGATCGGCTTGCATTTGGACTTTGGAATGCCAACGGAGGCCTCCCCTTTTCCCAGTCAGCATGTGGCTCTTTCGAACTTCTCTCCACTAGCGGAGACTCCGCCTGCTGATTCAGTTTCTTTTGAAACCTCGCAGATACCAACTGCTGACCCAGTTGAGAGCCTTCCAATATCAGCTACCCAGGAACCGGATGGGGAATCGCCCACATCTCAAGAGAGTATTTCATCGCAACTGCCCTCTCCATTGAATGTCAAACATGCTCTCCTCACACCTGAAACACCAGTAGTCACCCCCACATTCAATGACCCACAGCAGAAAACCGTGCCCACGTCCCTCTCAATGTCACCACAAACACCAGATCCATCACCGAAACACCAGAGCACCGATCCGAAGAAAATCGGGACCAGCTCTCCTGTCACAATCGTTGCCCAGACAGAACAATCAGATTTGGACCTGGACGAATCCACATCCGTCAATGAGACAGATATTGCCATTCCATTGGAAGTCGATGTAGAAGAAGAAAAAATCATCATAGATGAGCTTGCAAACACCACAGCTCTTGTTAACGACGAGCCTTCTATCCCTAGTAATACGATAGCCCTTCCTCTGAAAAATGAGGGGACTCAGGAGAATGGTCAGGTCACAGACCCGGCTCAGCGATCTCCAGCCAATAGGCTTCATCACGCCCAAGAACTCATTCAAACCGGGAAATACGAAGAGGCACAGGCGATACTCTCCCCACTCTTCCATGATCCCCCCGTCACTTGGGAACCATGGTTTTGGATGGGAACGGCGTATTTGGGAACAGGTCAGCTCGATCAGGCCGATCAGTATTTTTTGAGCGGCCTCGCACGAAACGACAAAGTCCCACAATTATGGATTCAACGAGCTCTGGTGGCACAACAACAGGGAAGCTTCCAACTTGCGGTACATGAACTTCGGCAAGCCGAGGCACTCCAACCGGATTTGCCCCATATCCATTTGAACATGGGCTATGTCTATGAGCGAATGGGGAATAATCGGTTAGCGAATAAATATTTTGGTAGATTCTTACAATTAACAGAAGGCCAGCCGGAGTTCTTTCCTATCAGAAAAAAATTATTTGCCAGCTTAACGTCCATGACCAAAACGCAGATCTCCACCCCGGACAAACCTTTAAGTCTTCGGGGAGAACGATAA
- a CDS encoding AAA family ATPase — MTTLDLSMCYQELGFSEPPFRLTPDTDYFFPGSHHLEALDHLRFGIASGGLTMLTGEVGLGKTLLCRHLLRHPPTGVRFAYLMNPDQSYSDLLVSIYEDLTGTLPEDQSLGALQRELPKLLLRLAVEGERVVVLVDEAHRLSGKVLEGLRLLSNLDTEKDKLMCLLLVGQPELEQKLATRAFRPLRQRISVRYRLESFTWQETRAYIRHRLHIADSGHRFHLGVGVLWLIYAWSRGVPRRINQLCDRALLAAYAQGRHTVTPMMIWRATKEFLP; from the coding sequence ATGACGACGTTAGATCTCAGCATGTGCTATCAGGAATTGGGGTTTTCTGAACCCCCATTTCGCCTGACACCGGATACCGATTACTTTTTCCCCGGCAGCCACCATCTGGAAGCGCTGGACCACCTCAGATTTGGTATCGCCAGTGGTGGACTCACCATGCTGACTGGAGAAGTTGGTCTCGGCAAAACCCTGTTGTGCCGGCACCTGCTTCGCCATCCGCCGACCGGGGTCCGGTTTGCATACCTCATGAATCCGGATCAGTCCTATTCTGATTTACTTGTATCCATTTATGAAGATTTGACCGGAACACTGCCTGAGGATCAGTCCCTTGGGGCCTTACAACGGGAACTGCCTAAGCTGTTGCTCCGTTTGGCCGTGGAAGGAGAACGGGTCGTCGTGTTGGTGGACGAAGCGCACCGGCTCAGTGGAAAAGTCCTGGAAGGACTTCGGCTTCTCTCCAATCTGGATACCGAAAAAGATAAATTGATGTGTCTCCTGCTGGTTGGACAACCGGAGCTGGAACAAAAGTTGGCGACTCGGGCCTTTCGACCATTGCGGCAGCGCATTAGCGTACGCTATCGCCTGGAGTCATTTACCTGGCAGGAGACTCGTGCGTACATCCGACACCGACTGCACATCGCCGATTCCGGACACCGATTTCATCTTGGTGTGGGAGTTCTCTGGCTCATTTATGCTTGGAGTCGTGGAGTCCCACGCCGCATCAATCAACTGTGCGACCGGGCCTTGTTAGCTGCTTATGCTCAAGGCCGACATACGGTGACTCCCATGATGATCTGGCGCGCAACCAAGGAATTTCTCCCTTAG
- a CDS encoding secretin N-terminal domain-containing protein, which translates to MRHNTIVNPQTIIISNRPSNGASITYGVRVFQSLALLGMLSLWGCTIANPDADRSISDANTTQTSQSLSLSSDLAASSVNNLRATFSLEDRMLLTSDLPKPPTPPPAPSLGPLYSFRAQDLPVIDALALFARSNHLNIVTGPDITGTITVDFHHLPLEQAMSAILEAHGYYWEHHQNLIQVRQFKTKTLNVDYIRLVRSGTGQNRAQLSSGSSGGSGGGASQDTGQITVNQEDEIKFWEELEMQIKTLMSEEGRLVVNRLSGTIQISDRYKRVDEIDDFLKSVHQALYRQVEIEVRIYEVALDDQYSLGIDWSRINFDGTNGAIALANIITAPFGGFMAKAATTTISFEDGSFDGVLEALQEQGDIRVISQPRVVTMNNQPALIKVATDEPFFSSTVAQGTAGSGNIVTEQVRSVTVGLVLSVTPQISEDGWIMLDVTPILSRLREIRESPGAKRGDGGGATAPVLDVKQSSGLVRLKDGEMVIIGGLIQEESSETERKVPLLGDIPYLGRLFKGTYTAKKKSELVIFLSPKIIRAS; encoded by the coding sequence ATGCGACACAACACCATAGTGAATCCTCAGACGATCATTATTTCCAATCGACCGTCCAACGGAGCATCCATCACCTATGGCGTACGAGTTTTTCAAAGTCTGGCTCTTTTGGGCATGCTCAGCCTGTGGGGATGCACCATCGCCAATCCAGATGCAGACCGGTCAATCTCAGATGCCAACACCACACAGACTTCACAGAGCCTTTCCCTGAGTTCAGATTTGGCGGCATCATCCGTGAACAACCTTCGGGCCACATTTTCCCTGGAGGATCGTATGTTGCTCACCAGCGATCTCCCCAAGCCTCCGACACCCCCACCTGCCCCTTCTTTGGGCCCCTTGTATTCGTTTCGCGCACAAGATCTTCCTGTCATCGACGCGTTGGCGTTGTTTGCTCGGAGCAACCATTTAAATATTGTGACCGGGCCAGACATCACCGGCACCATTACGGTGGATTTTCATCATCTGCCTTTGGAACAGGCGATGTCAGCCATTTTGGAAGCCCATGGCTATTACTGGGAACACCACCAGAACCTGATCCAGGTCAGGCAATTCAAAACGAAAACATTGAACGTCGATTACATCCGTCTCGTTCGGAGTGGAACAGGACAAAACCGCGCGCAGCTCAGCTCCGGTTCCAGCGGGGGGAGCGGAGGCGGCGCATCACAAGACACCGGACAAATCACGGTGAACCAGGAGGACGAAATAAAATTCTGGGAAGAATTGGAAATGCAAATTAAAACTCTAATGTCCGAAGAAGGACGACTCGTGGTCAATCGTCTTTCAGGCACTATTCAGATATCCGATCGGTATAAACGGGTCGATGAAATTGACGATTTCCTTAAAAGCGTTCACCAGGCCCTATACCGACAGGTAGAGATCGAGGTGCGGATTTATGAAGTCGCCCTGGATGATCAGTACAGTCTGGGCATTGATTGGAGCAGGATTAATTTTGATGGCACAAATGGGGCCATTGCTCTCGCAAATATAATTACTGCGCCCTTCGGAGGATTCATGGCGAAAGCAGCCACGACCACTATCTCCTTCGAGGATGGGAGTTTTGATGGTGTTCTCGAAGCCCTGCAAGAACAGGGCGACATTCGTGTGATCTCTCAACCTCGCGTGGTTACCATGAATAACCAACCGGCCTTAATTAAAGTCGCCACCGATGAACCTTTTTTTTCCTCAACCGTTGCTCAAGGAACTGCCGGGAGTGGCAATATTGTCACTGAGCAGGTGCGATCCGTGACGGTAGGCTTGGTCCTTTCCGTTACACCCCAAATCTCCGAAGATGGATGGATTATGCTGGATGTGACTCCTATTCTTTCCCGTCTCCGTGAAATTAGGGAATCGCCAGGTGCTAAAAGGGGGGATGGCGGAGGAGCCACTGCTCCGGTTTTGGATGTCAAGCAATCCTCCGGTTTGGTTCGATTGAAAGATGGAGAAATGGTCATCATCGGTGGACTCATCCAAGAAGAAAGCTCAGAAACCGAGCGCAAGGTTCCTCTCTTAGGTGACATTCCCTATCTTGGTCGCTTATTTAAGGGAACGTACACAGCTAAAAAGAAAAGTGAGCTGGTCATCTTTCTCTCCCCTAAAATTATTCGAGCCTCATAA
- a CDS encoding type II secretion system protein, with the protein MKRRDHFFTQAIGLHTDSISFETDWRPGTTLRSSQCNNRNAVKIIGRSLSAFIRTSRCLATSGFTLVEMIGVMAIIAILASFIAPNVINQLATVRRDSEDGQLTTIAQAVELYVRQTHSFPTTLTALSPDYVAMASGQLTTNPNGFLRYYFVQPNISGFTNSTGLPTTALADARFMVITHLAQNVNPSITTDANFETWWSTDETGTPDLKIHRGHVSHLFHLLSLSANGAGGSYAIDGSQTVAGVGTLVPHIRYHLTGTPISLDETNSFTGQKTQFTLTAEAGFQFDPDCPAGSQWRLNSSGCYGP; encoded by the coding sequence ATGAAAAGACGCGATCACTTTTTTACTCAGGCCATAGGACTCCATACGGACTCAATCTCCTTCGAAACAGACTGGCGTCCCGGCACAACGCTCCGGTCCAGTCAATGCAATAACCGGAACGCAGTTAAAATTATTGGCCGGAGTTTGTCCGCATTCATTCGCACCTCACGATGCCTAGCCACAAGCGGATTTACGCTTGTGGAAATGATTGGCGTCATGGCCATTATCGCCATTCTTGCCAGCTTCATCGCACCAAATGTGATCAATCAACTGGCGACGGTGAGGCGGGATTCGGAGGATGGACAATTGACGACCATTGCCCAAGCAGTTGAACTCTACGTGCGGCAAACCCATTCCTTTCCAACAACCCTTACAGCGCTGAGTCCGGATTATGTCGCAATGGCTTCAGGGCAACTGACGACGAATCCCAATGGATTCCTCCGCTATTATTTCGTGCAACCCAACATCAGTGGATTCACCAACTCCACCGGTCTCCCAACGACGGCTTTGGCGGATGCGCGGTTTATGGTCATCACCCATCTCGCACAAAATGTGAACCCCTCCATTACGACCGATGCAAATTTTGAGACCTGGTGGAGCACCGATGAAACCGGTACGCCCGATCTTAAAATTCACCGTGGACACGTTAGCCATTTGTTTCATCTCCTCAGTCTTTCTGCCAATGGCGCCGGAGGCAGCTACGCAATCGATGGGAGCCAAACCGTAGCCGGTGTCGGCACGCTTGTGCCGCATATTCGCTATCATCTCACTGGAACCCCAATCAGTTTGGATGAAACGAATTCATTTACTGGTCAAAAAACGCAATTCACCCTGACCGCCGAAGCCGGATTTCAATTCGACCCCGACTGCCCGGCAGGATCCCAATGGCGACTCAACAGTAGCGGGTGTTATGGCCCCTAA
- a CDS encoding type II secretion system F family protein produces MANFQYRAIDDHGKPVEGEMTAPDLFHLERQLQDMGLWLVRTFESKPKSLARTTQKRGRVKPRDLMEFSTHMFTLLEAGIPLTQALKSLSIETPNLHLRATLQAIFQQVEAGNTLHDAMKQHPRIFPPQITNLVHAGEDSGTLTDTFKELERYLDWLDQIRGDVRQATIYPSIVIIAVIGLVVLLFTFVIPRFVPILEGLHVPLPTITLIIITLSELFVGSWWLWSSFLLLGPMVWVLGQKYLPEFAHWRDRMILQLPVLGELIRMLTISKFVQNFAVLYRAGIPVLQSLQLCQGLVGNSVMERALQDTQRAVSEGSTINESLNRHPVFPPMVIQMISVGEATGTLPNTLMNVANYYNREIPRRIKKVFGILEPMITLGLIGIVGIVALALFLPMMSLMGGIH; encoded by the coding sequence GTGGCTAATTTTCAATACCGCGCCATCGACGACCATGGGAAGCCGGTTGAGGGAGAGATGACAGCCCCGGATCTTTTCCACCTGGAACGCCAGCTCCAGGACATGGGGCTCTGGCTGGTGCGGACATTCGAATCCAAACCGAAATCCCTCGCACGAACCACTCAAAAAAGAGGGAGAGTCAAACCCCGTGATCTCATGGAATTTTCCACACACATGTTTACACTCCTCGAGGCCGGCATTCCCCTAACTCAGGCGTTAAAAAGTTTGTCGATCGAGACACCCAATCTTCATTTACGCGCAACCTTACAAGCCATTTTCCAACAAGTCGAAGCCGGGAATACATTGCATGATGCCATGAAGCAACACCCCAGGATTTTTCCTCCGCAAATCACCAATCTGGTGCATGCGGGAGAAGACAGTGGCACCTTGACCGATACCTTCAAAGAATTAGAACGATATCTGGATTGGCTTGATCAAATTCGTGGAGATGTGCGTCAGGCCACCATTTATCCGAGTATCGTCATCATAGCCGTGATCGGATTAGTGGTCTTGCTCTTTACCTTCGTCATTCCGCGATTTGTCCCTATCCTGGAAGGTCTGCATGTGCCCCTTCCTACTATCACCCTTATCATCATCACCCTCAGCGAACTCTTCGTCGGGAGTTGGTGGCTCTGGAGTTCATTCCTCCTGCTCGGCCCAATGGTGTGGGTTTTGGGACAAAAATACCTCCCAGAATTTGCTCACTGGCGCGACCGCATGATCTTACAACTCCCCGTCCTGGGCGAACTCATCCGGATGCTCACGATATCGAAGTTTGTTCAAAACTTTGCGGTCTTGTATCGAGCCGGCATCCCTGTCCTGCAAAGCCTGCAACTGTGCCAGGGCCTGGTTGGCAATTCCGTGATGGAACGGGCGCTACAGGACACGCAACGCGCTGTGTCCGAAGGCTCCACCATCAATGAATCCTTAAACCGTCATCCGGTCTTTCCGCCAATGGTGATTCAAATGATTTCGGTCGGGGAAGCCACCGGGACATTACCCAACACACTGATGAACGTGGCGAATTATTATAATCGTGAAATCCCGCGCCGAATCAAAAAAGTCTTTGGCATTCTTGAGCCCATGATCACCCTGGGATTAATCGGGATCGTGGGAATCGTCGCCCTAGCCCTCTTTTTGCCCATGATGAGTTTAATGGGTGGAATTCATTGA